In the genome of Bradyrhizobium arachidis, one region contains:
- a CDS encoding TonB C-terminal domain-containing protein: MLAEGSSRRRRILLLALALLALREPASLAQNAGQPGTDDDMPSPPAIGMPHADEPSRPPLDEPPPLNLGGSDNPARSGVLGTRWAAYARAVQAALETATRENARTRDKPFDVQCEMWIDSKGHVTRVQLAKPSGDADIDAAFRNEILPRLTLPAPASDMPMPVKGHITARVPR, from the coding sequence GTGCTGGCCGAAGGAAGCTCGCGCCGGCGCCGGATACTCTTGCTCGCCCTTGCCCTGCTGGCGCTCCGCGAGCCGGCATCATTGGCGCAGAATGCCGGCCAGCCCGGAACGGACGACGACATGCCAAGCCCGCCGGCGATCGGCATGCCTCACGCCGATGAACCCAGCCGTCCGCCGCTGGACGAGCCGCCGCCGCTCAACCTTGGCGGCTCTGACAATCCGGCCAGATCCGGTGTGCTTGGCACGCGCTGGGCTGCCTACGCGCGTGCCGTTCAGGCCGCGCTGGAGACGGCGACAAGGGAAAATGCGAGGACCCGCGACAAGCCCTTCGACGTCCAGTGTGAGATGTGGATCGATTCAAAGGGGCATGTCACCCGGGTCCAGCTTGCCAAGCCGTCCGGCGACGCCGACATCGACGCCGCATTTCGCAACGAGATCTTGCCCAGACTGACGCTGCCGGCACCGGCGAGCGACATGCCGATGCCGGTCAAAGGGCACATTACCGCGCGCGTTCCGCGCTAG
- a CDS encoding TIGR02594 family protein: MVELFAYRLSRCIVALAFFFAAVAAFVSPASARPHHRHSAERHAYVHHARHHHYRHHARSSRFERRAAQLQASGFADSQASYDPSANGGGMTSNAVSGGSFGGGSGVVSEARRYLGGNPTGRGSLWCARFMNMVLEHTGHRGTGSDMASSFARYGTRVSGPQVGAIAVMSRGRRGGHVGIITGIDAQGNPIMISGNNGNRVREAPVSRGRIYAYVMPN, translated from the coding sequence ATGGTTGAGTTGTTTGCGTACCGCCTGTCGCGTTGTATTGTCGCGCTGGCGTTCTTCTTCGCGGCGGTTGCCGCGTTCGTTTCTCCGGCCTCAGCGCGGCCACACCATCGTCATAGCGCGGAGCGGCACGCTTACGTGCACCATGCCAGACATCATCATTACCGGCACCATGCCCGCAGCTCGCGTTTCGAGCGCCGCGCGGCGCAATTGCAGGCGAGCGGCTTTGCCGACAGCCAGGCCAGCTATGATCCGAGCGCCAACGGCGGCGGCATGACCAGCAACGCTGTGAGCGGTGGCAGCTTTGGCGGCGGATCGGGTGTCGTGTCCGAGGCGCGCCGCTATCTCGGCGGCAATCCCACGGGACGAGGCAGCCTGTGGTGCGCGCGCTTCATGAACATGGTGCTGGAGCATACAGGCCATCGCGGCACCGGCTCCGACATGGCGAGCTCGTTCGCGCGGTACGGCACCCGTGTCTCCGGTCCGCAGGTCGGCGCTATCGCGGTCATGTCGCGCGGCCGCCGCGGCGGCCATGTCGGCATCATCACCGGCATCGACGCGCAGGGCAATCCGATCATGATCTCCGGCAACAACGGCAATCGCGTCCGCGAAGCCCCGGTCTCGCGCGGCCGGATCTATGCGTATGTGATGCCGAACTGA
- a CDS encoding alpha/beta fold hydrolase produces MPHATTRDDVRIYFEEAGQGTPIIFLHEFAADYTNWEPQMRYFSRGHRCITYSARGYTPSDVPDGEVYTYTHFYTDSLAVLDHLGIERAHLVGLSMGAYSSLQIGLNAPHRALSMTLAGVGSGSELENLDAWRKQCRANAEQFETLGSAEVAKVTREAPSRIPFLVKDPRGHADFYAALARHDAKGSARTMRGFQGGRPSIYTLTDAIRAVTTPALIICGDEDDPCVGASLFLKKHLPAAGLAMFPKSGHVLNLEEPALFNESVERFVTLVEAGRWPVRDPRSLAAH; encoded by the coding sequence ATGCCCCACGCCACGACCAGGGATGACGTCCGCATCTATTTCGAAGAGGCGGGTCAGGGAACGCCGATTATTTTTCTGCACGAATTCGCGGCCGACTACACCAATTGGGAGCCGCAGATGCGTTACTTCTCGCGCGGCCACCGCTGCATCACCTATTCCGCGCGCGGCTACACGCCATCCGACGTGCCCGATGGCGAGGTCTACACCTACACGCACTTCTACACCGACTCGCTCGCGGTGCTCGATCATCTCGGGATCGAGCGCGCGCATCTCGTCGGGCTCTCGATGGGCGCCTATTCGTCGCTCCAGATCGGATTGAACGCGCCGCATCGCGCGCTGTCGATGACGCTGGCCGGCGTCGGCTCCGGCTCGGAGCTCGAAAATCTCGATGCCTGGCGCAAGCAGTGCCGCGCCAATGCCGAACAGTTCGAGACGCTGGGCTCCGCGGAAGTCGCAAAGGTCACGCGCGAGGCACCGAGCCGTATACCCTTCCTGGTCAAGGACCCGCGCGGTCACGCCGATTTCTACGCCGCACTGGCGCGCCACGATGCCAAGGGTTCGGCGCGCACGATGCGCGGTTTCCAGGGCGGCCGTCCCTCGATCTACACGCTGACGGATGCGATCAGGGCCGTGACAACGCCCGCGCTGATCATCTGCGGCGATGAGGACGATCCGTGCGTCGGGGCGAGCCTGTTTCTGAAGAAGCATCTGCCGGCCGCGGGCCTCGCGATGTTTCCGAAATCCGGCCACGTGCTCAATCTCGAAGAGCCCGCGTTGTTCAACGAGAGCGTGGAGCGGTTCGTGACGCTGGTGGAAGCAGGGCGATGGCCAGTGCGCGATCCGAGGTCGCTGGCGGCGCATTAG
- the metW gene encoding methionine biosynthesis protein MetW, whose protein sequence is MSVQEVLPLNGFTAEQSAHFRADHLLVAEMVKPGSKVLDVGCGDGDLLQLLEMRRVDGRGIELSREGVNRCVAKGLAVVQGDADTDLVNYPDDAFDYVILSQTLQATRQPRVVLENLLRIGRRAIVSFPNFGFWKMRLQLLIGGHMPRTENLPASWYDTANIHFCTIKDFVELCDAIGVKMERAEALDLYGRPLRLRLPWWVWNMFGEQGVFLLSRGGRK, encoded by the coding sequence ATGTCTGTACAGGAAGTGCTGCCGTTGAATGGGTTCACTGCGGAGCAATCCGCGCATTTCCGTGCGGACCATCTGCTGGTCGCCGAGATGGTCAAGCCCGGCTCGAAAGTGCTCGACGTCGGCTGCGGTGACGGCGATCTGCTTCAGCTTCTGGAGATGCGCCGCGTCGATGGCCGCGGCATCGAATTGTCGCGCGAGGGCGTCAACCGCTGCGTTGCCAAGGGCCTCGCGGTGGTGCAGGGCGATGCCGACACCGACCTTGTCAACTATCCCGACGATGCCTTCGACTACGTGATCCTGTCGCAGACGCTGCAGGCGACACGGCAGCCGCGCGTGGTGCTCGAAAACCTGCTGCGCATCGGCCGTCGCGCCATCGTGTCGTTCCCCAATTTCGGCTTCTGGAAGATGCGGCTCCAGCTCCTGATCGGCGGCCACATGCCGCGCACCGAGAATTTGCCGGCAAGCTGGTACGACACCGCCAACATCCATTTCTGCACCATCAAGGATTTCGTCGAGCTCTGCGATGCGATCGGCGTCAAGATGGAGCGCGCCGAGGCGCTTGACCTCTACGGTCGTCCTCTGCGGTTGCGATTGCCGTGGTGGGTTTGGAACATGTTCGGCGAGCAGGGCGTGTTTCTGCTGAGCCGCGGCGGGCGGAAGTAG
- the metX gene encoding homoserine O-acetyltransferase MetX, producing MGSVKSIPSPAISADERSHEVDHPSSQVARFGADQPLRLDCGVDLAPFQIAYQTYGELNADRSNAVLICHALTGDQHVANLHPVTGKPGWWDTLVGPGRPIDPSRYFIICSNVIGGCMGSTGPASINPATGKVWGLDFPVITIPDMVRAQAMLIDRLGIDTLFAVVGGSMGGMQVLQWTAAYPARVFSALAIACSTRHSAQNIAFHELGRQAVMADPDWHNGGYADRGLHPHRGLAVARMAAHITYLSDAALHRKFGRRMQDRELPTFSFDADFQVESYLRYQGSSFVERFDANSYLYLTRAMDYFDIAADHGGVLAKAFAGIQTRFCVVSFTSDWLFPTSESRALVHALNASSARVSFAEIETDRGHDAFLLDVPEFFDISRAFLQSAGKARGLTGKDS from the coding sequence ATGGGTAGCGTCAAGTCGATTCCGAGTCCTGCGATCAGCGCCGATGAGCGCTCGCACGAGGTCGATCACCCGAGTTCGCAGGTCGCGCGTTTCGGCGCAGATCAGCCGCTGCGGCTCGATTGCGGCGTCGATCTGGCGCCGTTCCAGATCGCCTACCAGACCTATGGCGAGCTCAATGCCGATCGCTCCAACGCCGTTCTGATCTGCCATGCGCTGACCGGCGACCAGCACGTCGCCAATCTGCATCCCGTCACCGGCAAGCCCGGCTGGTGGGACACACTGGTCGGCCCGGGCCGCCCCATCGATCCCAGCCGTTACTTCATCATCTGCTCCAACGTGATTGGCGGCTGCATGGGCTCCACGGGGCCGGCCTCGATCAATCCCGCCACCGGCAAGGTGTGGGGGCTCGATTTTCCGGTCATCACCATTCCGGACATGGTGCGCGCGCAGGCGATGCTGATCGACCGGCTCGGTATCGACACGCTCTTCGCTGTGGTCGGCGGCTCGATGGGCGGCATGCAGGTGCTGCAATGGACCGCGGCCTATCCGGCCCGCGTGTTCTCCGCGCTCGCGATCGCCTGTTCGACGCGGCACTCGGCACAGAACATCGCCTTCCACGAGCTTGGCCGCCAGGCCGTGATGGCGGATCCCGACTGGCACAATGGCGGCTATGCCGATCGCGGTCTTCATCCGCATCGCGGCCTCGCGGTCGCGCGCATGGCTGCGCACATCACTTATCTGTCAGATGCGGCGCTGCACCGGAAATTCGGCCGCCGCATGCAGGATCGCGAGCTGCCGACCTTCTCGTTCGACGCCGACTTCCAGGTCGAGTCCTATCTGCGCTACCAGGGCTCCTCGTTCGTCGAGCGCTTCGACGCCAATTCCTATCTCTATCTCACCCGCGCGATGGACTATTTCGACATCGCCGCCGATCACGGCGGCGTGCTGGCGAAGGCGTTCGCGGGCATCCAGACCCGCTTCTGCGTGGTGTCGTTCACCAGCGACTGGCTGTTCCCGACCTCGGAATCGCGCGCGCTGGTGCATGCGCTGAATGCGTCGAGCGCGCGGGTGTCGTTCGCCGAGATCGAGACCGATCGCGGCCACGACGCGTTCCTGCTCGACGTGCCCGAATTCTTCGACATCTCCCGCGCCTTCCTGCAATCGGCAGGCAAGGCCCGCGGGCTCACCGGCAAGGACAGCTAG
- a CDS encoding chorismate mutase encodes MSQRPPAPPSLQELRKEIDAIDADMHRLLMQRGDIIDRLIQVKQTQEVGSAFRPAREAAMMRDLVQRHRGILPLDTVESIWRVIISTFTYVQAPFSVHADISVSEPAMRDSARFHFGFTVPYVAHFSAQAAVEAVAKSKGDLALVSATSSRTPWWLELEAEGAPKIIARLPFVERADHPAALPVFAVSRVADSALVTEVETFSVRVSGWNAEVARTLSPLAEIVAVPDTAFDGAALLVSVTSATSIDKIKAALIEAGASVRSTALVGSHATRYTVTPTGSKS; translated from the coding sequence ATGTCCCAACGTCCGCCCGCGCCACCATCGCTCCAGGAATTGCGCAAGGAGATCGACGCGATCGACGCGGACATGCATCGCCTGCTGATGCAACGCGGCGACATCATCGACCGCCTGATCCAGGTGAAGCAGACCCAGGAGGTCGGCTCCGCGTTCCGGCCTGCGCGCGAAGCCGCGATGATGCGCGACCTCGTGCAGCGCCATCGCGGCATCCTGCCGCTCGACACGGTCGAGAGCATCTGGCGCGTGATCATCTCGACGTTCACCTACGTGCAGGCGCCGTTCTCGGTGCATGCCGACATCTCCGTAAGCGAGCCGGCGATGCGCGATTCCGCGCGATTCCATTTCGGCTTCACCGTGCCTTACGTCGCGCATTTCAGCGCACAGGCTGCGGTCGAGGCGGTGGCGAAATCCAAGGGCGACCTGGCACTGGTCTCGGCGACGTCGAGCCGCACGCCGTGGTGGCTGGAGCTGGAAGCGGAAGGCGCGCCGAAGATCATCGCGCGGCTGCCTTTCGTCGAGCGCGCCGATCATCCGGCGGCACTGCCGGTGTTCGCGGTCTCGCGCGTCGCCGACAGCGCGCTGGTGACGGAGGTCGAGACCTTCAGCGTGCGTGTCTCGGGGTGGAACGCCGAGGTCGCGCGGACCCTGTCGCCGCTCGCCGAGATCGTGGCGGTGCCCGATACCGCCTTTGACGGAGCCGCGCTGCTGGTGTCGGTCACGAGCGCAACCAGCATCGACAAGATCAAGGCTGCCCTGATCGAAGCAGGGGCCTCGGTGCGCTCCACGGCCCTCGTCGGCAGCCACGCAACGCGCTATACGGTGACCCCGACCGGGTCGAAATCGTAA
- the hisC gene encoding histidinol-phosphate transaminase yields MSRPVPNPGILDIAPYTPGKSPVPEPGRKVFKLSANETPFGPSPKAIEAFKRVADHLEDYPEGTSRVLREAIGRSFGLDPNRIICGAGSDEILNLLAHTYLSQGDEAISTTHGFLVYPIATMAVGAKNVIAQETNLTCNVDAILKAVTPKTKLVWLANPNNPTGTYVPFDEVKRLRAGLPSHVLLVLDAAYSDYVSRNDYEMGIELVATTENTVVTHTFSKIHGLAALRIGWMFGPEHIIDAVNRIRGPFNVSTPAMYAAVAAIEDTAHQTMSKQFTETWRNWLTEEIGKLGLKVTPSVANFVLIHFPTDGKTADAADAYLTKRGLVLRALKNYGLPHSLRMTIGTEEANRLVVDGLRDFMAGK; encoded by the coding sequence ATGTCCCGCCCCGTGCCGAATCCCGGCATTCTCGATATTGCGCCCTACACGCCCGGCAAGAGCCCGGTGCCGGAGCCGGGCCGCAAGGTGTTCAAGCTCTCGGCCAACGAGACGCCGTTCGGACCATCACCGAAGGCGATCGAGGCCTTCAAGCGCGTGGCGGATCATCTGGAGGATTATCCGGAAGGCACCTCGCGGGTGCTGCGCGAAGCGATCGGCCGCTCGTTCGGACTCGATCCGAACCGCATCATCTGCGGCGCCGGTTCGGACGAGATCCTCAACCTGCTTGCCCACACCTATCTCAGCCAGGGCGACGAGGCGATCTCGACCACCCACGGTTTCCTGGTCTACCCGATCGCGACCATGGCGGTCGGCGCCAAGAACGTCATCGCGCAGGAGACCAACCTCACCTGCAACGTCGATGCCATCCTCAAGGCGGTGACGCCGAAGACGAAGCTGGTCTGGCTCGCCAATCCCAACAATCCGACCGGCACCTATGTGCCGTTCGACGAGGTCAAGCGGCTGCGCGCCGGCCTGCCGTCGCACGTTCTGCTGGTGCTGGATGCCGCCTATTCCGACTACGTTTCGCGTAACGACTATGAAATGGGGATCGAGCTGGTCGCCACCACCGAGAACACGGTGGTGACGCACACCTTCTCCAAGATCCACGGCCTCGCCGCGCTGCGCATCGGCTGGATGTTCGGTCCCGAGCACATCATCGACGCCGTCAACCGCATCCGCGGTCCCTTCAACGTGTCGACGCCGGCGATGTACGCCGCGGTCGCCGCCATTGAAGACACCGCGCACCAGACGATGTCGAAACAGTTCACCGAGACCTGGCGCAACTGGCTGACCGAGGAGATCGGCAAGCTCGGACTGAAGGTGACGCCGAGCGTCGCCAATTTCGTGCTGATCCACTTCCCGACCGACGGCAAGACCGCGGACGCGGCCGACGCCTACCTCACCAAGCGCGGCCTCGTGCTGCGCGCGCTGAAGAATTACGGCCTGCCGCATTCGCTGCGCATGACCATCGGCACCGAGGAGGCCAACCGCCTCGTGGTCGACGGCTTGCGCGATTTCATGGCCGGCAAATGA
- a CDS encoding prephenate/arogenate dehydrogenase family protein, whose translation MSANPHFQRVALIGFGLIGGSIARAAKLQGLAGEIVTTARSEKTRARVMELGIVDHVVATNAEAVKDADLVILCIPVGACGEVAKEIAEHLKPGAVISDVGSVKGAVVRDMAPHLPKTVHFVPAHPVAGTEHSGPDSGFAELFINRWCILTPPDGVDAAATDRLRAFWAAMGAKVEVMTPDHHDLVLAITSHLPHLIAYTIVGTADELAQVTESEVIKFSAGGFRDFTRIAASDPTMWRDVFLANKEAVLEMLGTFTEDLAKLTRAIRRGDGEALFDHFTRTRAIRRGIVEIGQDSAAADFGRPHAALKKP comes from the coding sequence ATGAGCGCGAACCCGCATTTCCAGCGCGTCGCGTTGATCGGCTTCGGTCTGATCGGCGGCTCGATCGCGCGCGCTGCGAAGCTCCAGGGCCTGGCGGGCGAGATCGTCACCACCGCGCGTTCGGAGAAGACGCGCGCGCGGGTGATGGAGCTCGGCATCGTCGACCACGTCGTGGCGACCAATGCGGAAGCGGTGAAGGACGCCGATCTCGTCATTCTCTGCATTCCCGTCGGCGCGTGCGGCGAGGTGGCAAAGGAGATCGCCGAGCATCTGAAGCCCGGCGCTGTTATCTCCGACGTCGGCTCGGTGAAGGGCGCGGTGGTCAGGGACATGGCGCCGCATCTGCCGAAGACCGTCCATTTCGTGCCGGCGCATCCGGTGGCGGGCACCGAGCATTCGGGGCCGGATTCCGGCTTCGCCGAGCTGTTCATCAACCGCTGGTGCATTTTGACGCCGCCTGATGGGGTCGATGCGGCGGCGACCGATCGGCTGCGCGCGTTCTGGGCGGCGATGGGCGCCAAGGTCGAGGTGATGACGCCGGACCATCATGATCTCGTGCTCGCCATCACCAGCCACCTGCCGCATCTGATCGCCTACACGATCGTCGGCACCGCCGACGAGCTGGCGCAGGTGACGGAGTCAGAGGTGATCAAGTTCTCGGCCGGCGGTTTCCGCGACTTCACCCGCATCGCGGCGTCCGATCCGACGATGTGGCGCGACGTGTTCCTCGCCAACAAGGAAGCCGTGCTGGAGATGCTCGGCACCTTCACCGAGGATCTCGCAAAGCTCACGCGTGCGATCCGCCGCGGCGACGGCGAAGCGCTGTTCGATCATTTCACCCGCACCCGCGCCATCCGCCGCGGCATCGTCGAGATCGGCCAGGATTCGGCGGCAGCCGACTTCGGCCGGCCGCATGCGGCGCTGAAGAAGCCGTAA
- a CDS encoding DUF2125 domain-containing protein, which translates to MSDMTVAAGRRSRWRLFIAPVLLLILALAWSGFWFFAASQAEVAADAWRAQEAKAGRIYDCAKRSIAGFPFRFEVQCSGASVALVSQNASKTPFTARLDNILVIAQVYDPRHVIAEFSAPATLTDGITQNTFVVNWSKGRSSVVGLPAVPDRASLVFDDPSLNRLDNSVQVPLARAKQVELHGRLADGSTSDRPVIETVLHVAQGSIQGVHPLLAEPFEADTRAKITGLSDLTPKPWPQRFREIQAAGGHIEIVQSRIQQGEMIAVAAGTLGLSANGRLDGELQMTMTGLERVIPALGIEKMLEEGVPQATLDRVAPGVKSQDLNNLFGALDRAVPGLGKVIKQNANAGVAAGINSIGTESTLEGKKARSFPLKFVDGAVLLGPIKVGQIPPLY; encoded by the coding sequence ATGTCCGATATGACCGTTGCCGCAGGCCGGCGCTCCCGTTGGCGCCTTTTCATCGCACCCGTTCTCCTCCTGATCCTCGCCCTCGCGTGGAGCGGCTTCTGGTTCTTCGCGGCCTCGCAGGCCGAGGTGGCCGCCGATGCCTGGCGCGCGCAGGAGGCCAAGGCCGGCCGCATCTATGATTGCGCCAAGCGCTCGATTGCCGGCTTCCCGTTCCGCTTCGAGGTGCAGTGCTCCGGCGCCAGCGTCGCCCTGGTGTCGCAGAACGCCAGCAAGACGCCGTTCACGGCAAGGCTCGACAACATCCTGGTGATCGCCCAGGTCTACGATCCCAGGCACGTCATCGCCGAATTCTCCGCGCCGGCGACGCTGACCGACGGCATCACGCAAAACACCTTCGTGGTGAACTGGAGCAAGGGCCGCAGCAGCGTGGTCGGCCTGCCCGCCGTGCCCGACCGTGCCTCCCTCGTGTTCGACGATCCCAGCCTCAACCGGCTCGACAATTCGGTGCAGGTGCCGCTCGCGCGTGCCAAGCAGGTCGAGCTGCACGGGCGCCTGGCGGACGGATCGACCTCCGATCGCCCTGTCATCGAGACCGTGCTCCACGTCGCGCAAGGCAGCATCCAGGGCGTTCACCCCTTGCTCGCCGAGCCGTTCGAGGCCGACACGCGCGCGAAGATCACCGGCCTTTCCGACCTCACGCCAAAGCCCTGGCCGCAGCGCTTTCGCGAGATCCAGGCCGCCGGCGGCCACATCGAGATCGTGCAGTCGCGCATCCAGCAGGGCGAGATGATCGCGGTCGCGGCCGGCACGCTCGGCCTCTCCGCCAATGGCCGGCTCGACGGCGAATTGCAGATGACGATGACGGGCCTCGAGCGCGTCATCCCCGCGCTCGGCATCGAGAAGATGCTGGAGGAGGGCGTGCCGCAGGCGACCCTCGACCGCGTCGCGCCCGGCGTGAAATCGCAGGACCTCAACAACCTCTTTGGCGCGCTCGACCGCGCCGTGCCCGGTCTCGGCAAGGTGATCAAGCAGAACGCCAACGCGGGCGTTGCCGCCGGCATCAATTCGATCGGCACCGAGAGCACGCTGGAAGGCAAGAAGGCGCGCAGCTTCCCGTTGAAATTCGTCGACGGCGCCGTGCTGCTCGGCCCGATCAAGGTCGGCCAGATCCCGCCGCTGTATTGA
- a CDS encoding gamma-glutamylcyclotransferase — protein MSEITLPSITTAKGDLWVFGYGSLMWRPGFEFEERVPARLVGEHRALCVYSFVHRGTPEKPGLVLGLDRGGACRGIAFRVAETNRTDVVAYLRAREQVTSVYREVMRSVWLENDARQRVSALAYVVDRGHVQYAGRLSLAEQHRHVIQGHGQSGANRDYVTATVKAIEAEGFRDTQLHQLATMLHGEAHSLHAPDEDSESR, from the coding sequence ATGTCGGAAATCACCCTCCCCTCCATCACCACAGCCAAAGGCGACCTCTGGGTGTTCGGCTATGGCTCGCTGATGTGGCGGCCGGGCTTCGAATTCGAGGAGCGCGTCCCTGCGCGGCTGGTCGGCGAGCACCGCGCGCTTTGCGTCTATTCCTTCGTGCATCGCGGCACGCCGGAGAAGCCGGGCCTGGTGCTCGGGCTCGACCGCGGCGGCGCCTGCCGCGGCATCGCCTTCCGCGTCGCCGAGACAAACCGCACCGACGTGGTCGCCTATTTGCGGGCGCGCGAGCAGGTCACCTCGGTCTATCGCGAGGTGATGCGCTCGGTGTGGCTGGAGAACGATGCGCGCCAGCGCGTCTCCGCGCTCGCCTATGTCGTCGACCGCGGCCATGTCCAATATGCCGGCCGGCTGTCGCTCGCCGAGCAGCATCGCCACGTGATCCAGGGCCACGGCCAGTCCGGCGCCAACCGCGACTACGTCACGGCGACGGTGAAGGCGATCGAGGCCGAGGGCTTTCGCGACACGCAATTGCATCAGCTCGCGACGATGCTGCATGGGGAAGCACATTCGCTGCACGCGCCCGACGAAGACAGCGAAAGCCGCTAG
- a CDS encoding lysophospholipid acyltransferase family protein — MFLIFLRSLVFNVLFYTVLVCLAIVALPTFALPPRAMLTVAEWWAKATLVLMRVVCNIKVEFRGTEKIPAGPLLIVAKHQSFWETFVLPGFFHRPIFILKRQLMQIPVFGQFLVKTGMIAIDRNAGVKALLDMTRRAREAVRSGKQLVIFPEGTRRAPGAPPDYKTGFAQIYSSCGVPCLPIALNSGLFWPRRTFMRYPGTLVVEFLDPLPPGLPKDEFLSRVQSAIEDATGRLVEAGRKEQEQLIGSAPSYAPSAS; from the coding sequence ATGTTCCTGATTTTCCTGCGCTCGCTCGTGTTCAACGTGCTGTTCTACACCGTGCTGGTGTGTCTCGCGATCGTGGCGCTGCCGACCTTCGCATTGCCGCCGCGCGCCATGCTGACGGTCGCAGAATGGTGGGCGAAGGCGACGCTGGTCCTGATGCGCGTGGTCTGCAACATCAAGGTGGAATTCCGGGGCACGGAGAAGATCCCGGCCGGGCCGCTGCTGATCGTGGCAAAACACCAGTCGTTCTGGGAGACGTTCGTGTTGCCGGGCTTCTTCCACCGCCCGATCTTCATCCTCAAGCGCCAGCTGATGCAGATCCCGGTGTTCGGCCAGTTCCTGGTCAAGACCGGCATGATCGCGATCGACCGCAATGCCGGTGTGAAGGCGCTGCTGGACATGACGCGGCGCGCGCGCGAGGCGGTGCGCAGCGGAAAGCAGCTCGTGATCTTTCCGGAAGGCACGCGCCGCGCGCCGGGCGCGCCGCCCGATTACAAGACCGGCTTTGCGCAGATCTATTCGTCCTGTGGTGTGCCGTGCCTGCCGATCGCGCTCAATTCCGGCCTGTTCTGGCCGCGCCGCACCTTCATGCGCTATCCCGGCACGCTGGTGGTTGAGTTCCTCGATCCGCTGCCGCCGGGCCTGCCGAAGGACGAGTTTCTGTCCCGCGTGCAAAGTGCGATCGAAGACGCGACCGGCCGCCTCGTCGAGGCGGGGCGGAAAGAGCAGGAGCAGCTGATCGGCTCCGCGCCGAGCTATGCGCCGTCTGCGAGCTAG
- a CDS encoding YdcF family protein, with protein MTSKADDRSPKLPRGWLRAALVSTIAFAFVGAAAGFVAFLSQLRGAEIAPSRKADGIVVLTGGSSRVSDAMELLAAGYGQRLLISGVHPTSTASDISRTLPENQSFMHCCVDLDRTAVSTRGNAAEARRWAEGRGFKSLIVVTSNYHMPRALVEFSHAMPETTLIPFAVVGEKWREEPWWTSASTLRLLLSEYVKYIAAEIRIRLEDFGIDLSPEMSEQPQGQQPKRPATAQAN; from the coding sequence ATGACCTCAAAGGCCGACGATCGATCGCCGAAACTGCCGCGCGGCTGGCTGCGCGCGGCATTGGTCTCGACGATCGCGTTCGCCTTCGTCGGCGCGGCGGCGGGCTTTGTCGCGTTCCTGTCGCAACTGCGGGGCGCCGAGATCGCCCCTAGCCGCAAGGCCGACGGCATCGTGGTCCTGACCGGCGGCTCCTCGCGGGTGTCGGACGCGATGGAGCTGCTGGCTGCCGGCTACGGCCAGCGGCTGCTGATCTCCGGCGTGCATCCGACCTCGACCGCGAGTGACATCTCCCGGACTCTGCCGGAGAACCAGTCCTTCATGCATTGCTGCGTCGATCTCGACCGCACCGCGGTCTCGACCCGCGGCAACGCGGCGGAGGCGCGGCGCTGGGCCGAGGGGCGCGGCTTCAAGTCGCTGATCGTGGTCACCTCGAACTATCACATGCCACGCGCGCTGGTGGAATTCTCGCACGCGATGCCGGAGACGACGCTGATCCCGTTCGCGGTCGTCGGCGAGAAATGGCGCGAGGAGCCGTGGTGGACCTCGGCGTCCACCTTGCGGCTGCTCCTGTCCGAATATGTCAAGTATATCGCGGCCGAGATCAGGATCCGCCTGGAGGATTTCGGGATTGACCTTTCGCCCGAGATGTCGGAGCAGCCTCAGGGCCAGCAACCGAAGCGGCCCGCCACCGCACAGGCCAATTGA